Proteins found in one Deinococcus aerophilus genomic segment:
- a CDS encoding ribonuclease HI — MNHAYVDASWHELPDGSEIGGWGLVLLTPGALPGRFQGQLNAPDNNAAELRAVLEAVRLAPPGEALSVFTDNQAVIAAVSRGRGGPQLAELAREVLDGAHARGVTLRVDYVPRTRRHMLSAHALANDARRGLGTPGLDAAQADVLIEQRPALPEARVSLRRSGERVTAHVPLDPLSEVPPSAQALLAAVGLAQPGEVLLVRRASKVAQALWQRPERALRPAAQATLVTARQAAEASGIQVEFLGVG; from the coding sequence GTGAACCACGCGTACGTGGATGCCAGCTGGCATGAACTGCCCGACGGCAGCGAGATCGGAGGCTGGGGGCTGGTGCTGCTGACGCCGGGCGCCCTGCCGGGCCGCTTTCAGGGGCAGCTGAATGCCCCGGACAACAATGCCGCCGAGCTGCGCGCGGTGCTGGAGGCGGTGCGGCTGGCCCCCCCCGGCGAGGCGCTGTCGGTCTTCACCGACAACCAGGCCGTGATCGCCGCCGTGTCGCGCGGACGGGGGGGCCCCCAACTGGCCGAACTCGCGCGCGAGGTGCTTGACGGAGCGCACGCGCGCGGCGTGACTCTGCGGGTGGACTACGTGCCCCGCACCCGGCGGCACATGCTCTCGGCGCACGCCCTCGCCAACGACGCGCGGCGCGGTCTGGGCACGCCGGGACTGGACGCCGCACAGGCCGACGTGCTGATCGAGCAGCGGCCCGCCCTGCCCGAGGCGCGCGTGAGCCTGCGCCGCAGCGGCGAGCGTGTCACGGCGCACGTCCCGCTCGATCCCCTCTCGGAGGTGCCGCCCAGCGCCCAGGCGTTGCTCGCGGCGGTGGGGCTCGCGCAGCCCGGTGAGGTGCTGCTGGTGCGCCGCGCAAGCAAGGTGGCCCAGGCGCTGTGGCAGCGGCCCGAGCGCGCCCTGCGCCCGGCAGCCCAGGCCACGCTGGTCACTGCCCGGCAGGCGGCCGAGGCCAGCGGCATTCAGGTGGAATTTCTGGGCGTGGGCTGA